The following coding sequences lie in one Deinococcus sp. JMULE3 genomic window:
- the cas6 gene encoding CRISPR system precrRNA processing endoribonuclease RAMP protein Cas6: protein MPTLLEVTLEVRSPRPGGLLGIPLHGLLFSALERVSPALSTRVHEAEVKGFRIGQTQWTDAGDSAQVVFQVGILDDALVAPLLSALIPGRWHGTEDSTLVAAVQGVRIAAQESYGDLYARHAADVRGRNLHLEFLTPVTFRTTDMDMPFPVPKTVYYGLQRRWEAFSDLQFGPELNDWVGRAVRVREYRLRPRSVHFKGARGAAMTGSVGEVQFQIARPGDAEPTFVRLLTEFANYAGVGYKTTYGLGHVEAWGWEERRADQEDGPIH, encoded by the coding sequence ATGCCCACGCTGCTTGAAGTGACGCTCGAGGTCCGGTCCCCACGCCCCGGCGGGCTGCTGGGCATCCCTCTGCACGGCCTGCTGTTCAGCGCACTGGAACGGGTCAGTCCGGCGCTGTCCACCCGCGTCCACGAGGCCGAGGTCAAAGGGTTCCGGATCGGGCAGACGCAGTGGACGGACGCGGGCGACTCGGCCCAGGTGGTGTTTCAGGTGGGCATCCTCGACGACGCCCTGGTCGCCCCGCTGCTGTCGGCCCTGATCCCCGGGCGCTGGCACGGCACGGAGGACTCCACGCTCGTAGCGGCCGTGCAGGGGGTCCGCATCGCGGCGCAGGAATCGTACGGCGACCTGTACGCGCGGCACGCGGCGGACGTGCGGGGCCGGAACCTGCACCTGGAGTTCCTCACGCCCGTCACCTTCCGCACCACCGACATGGACATGCCGTTCCCCGTCCCGAAGACGGTGTACTACGGGTTACAGCGCCGCTGGGAGGCCTTCAGCGACCTGCAGTTCGGTCCGGAGCTGAACGACTGGGTGGGCCGCGCGGTGCGCGTGCGGGAGTACCGCCTGCGGCCCCGCAGCGTACACTTCAAGGGCGCGCGGGGCGCCGCGATGACGGGCAGTGTGGGGGAGGTGCAGTTCCAGATCGCCCGGCCCGGCGACGCCGAGCCGACCTTCGTGCGGCTCCTGACGGAGTTCGCCAATTACGCCGGGGTGGGGTACAAGACCACGTATGGACTCGGGCATGTGGAGGCGTGGGGCTGGGAGGAACGCCGCGCCGATCAGGAGGACGGCCCTATCCACTGA
- the cas2 gene encoding CRISPR-associated endonuclease Cas2, which produces MLGAARVGVTHGARREVLAAFDTPCDRRRRKFTRLLMRYGVRVQRSVFLLNASGLELGRLWAALERVSEPLEDRLLLAAVQPGAWWQVGDAPVLEVPLVASF; this is translated from the coding sequence GTGCTGGGAGCCGCCCGTGTGGGCGTGACGCATGGCGCGCGGCGGGAGGTGCTGGCGGCGTTCGATACGCCGTGTGACCGGCGGCGGCGGAAGTTCACGCGGCTCCTGATGCGGTACGGGGTGCGGGTGCAGCGCAGCGTGTTTCTGCTGAACGCCTCGGGTCTGGAACTGGGGCGGTTGTGGGCGGCTCTGGAGCGGGTGTCGGAGCCGCTGGAGGACCGCCTGCTGCTGGCGGCGGTGCAGCCGGGCGCGTGGTGGCAGGTGGGGGACGCCCCTGTGCTGGAGGTGCCGCTCGTCGCGTCGTTCTGA